CTGTCGGCGAGCGAGGCGAACTCGGTGCCCGCGTACATGGCGGGGCCCGAGCCCGTGCAGTAGTGGACGGCGACCACGACGGCCGGGTGCGCCGCGACGTTGGCCGGCACGTACACGTACATCTGGAGGTTGCTGGGGTTGGCGCCGAAGCCGGTGACCTCGGTGAGGGTGGCGGCCGGGACGGCGGCGGCGGTCGTGGCGCGGGCGACGGCCGCCGCGGGGGCCGCCTCCGCGCGGGCGTCCGGCGCGGTGCGGGCCGCGGCCTGGGGGGCGGCGAGCAGGCCGGCCGTGAGGAACGGCAGCAGGACGGCGAGCAGGGCCACGAGCGACGAACGCCGTGGTGGGTGCGGGCGGGTGCGGGGGGTCACGTCCTTGCCCCTTTCTCGGCGGAAGGTTCGATGGTTGACATGTGGGAGCGCTCCCACATTCAGAGTGCGGCGGGAGTGCGCCCGTCGGCATGGTGGCATGGACACGACTGGCACGGAAGCGCTCCCACAGCCCTGTTCGCGCCCCTTCCGCCGCCTTCCGCCGCCCGCCGGGAGTGGCTGGATGTGTACTGCGCGAAGCGTTGACTAGAAAGCGCTTGCCCCCTACGTTCCGTTCAGCAGTGTGACCGCGAGGGTCTTCCGGAGCCGCATTCCGGCCCGAACGGCCACCCTGCTCACGCACAGGGTTCAGCATCTTGCACATCGTTCACGTACGCGATCAACGGATTTCTGAAGGGACGCACCCGCATGCGTACTCGCGCCTCTCGCCCCTCACCCGCACACACGCGAAGAGTGACTCTGTCAGCCACGGCGGTGGCGCTCGCGGCCGTCGCCGCGATCGCCCTCCCCCAGTCCGCGGGGGCGGCCGACACCGCGCCCGTCGGGTTCGGCGCCGGCACCACGGGCGGCGGCAGCGCGACCGCCGTCACCGTCTCGACGCTGGACGCCTTCAAGTCGGCCGTCACGGGCAGCACCGCCAAGGTAGTCAAGGTCAACGGCCTGATCTCGCTGAGCGGTCAGGTCGACGTCGGCTCCAACACCACGGTCCTGGGCGTCGGTTCGGCCTCCGGGTTCACCGGCGGCGGGCTGCGGCTCAAGAAGGTGACGAACGTCGTCGTCCGCAACCTGAACATCAGCAAACCGGTGGCGCCGTCCGACGGGATCACCGTCCAGGAGTCCACCAAGGTCTGGATCGACCACAACTCCTTCTCGGCCGACCGCGACCACGACAAGGACTACTACGACGGGCTGCTGGACATCACGCACGCCTCGGACTACGTGACGGTGTCCTGGAACACCT
The sequence above is a segment of the Streptomyces griseoviridis genome. Coding sequences within it:
- a CDS encoding pectate lyase family protein, encoding MRTRASRPSPAHTRRVTLSATAVALAAVAAIALPQSAGAADTAPVGFGAGTTGGGSATAVTVSTLDAFKSAVTGSTAKVVKVNGLISLSGQVDVGSNTTVLGVGSASGFTGGGLRLKKVTNVVVRNLNISKPVAPSDGITVQESTKVWIDHNSFSADRDHDKDYYDGLLDITHASDYVTVSWNTFKDHFKGSLVGHSDNNSSEDTGHLRVTYHHNYFNNVNSRIPSLRFGTGHFYDNYVVGAATAVHSRMGAQMFVENNVFRSTTVAVTTSRDSDVDGYANLSGNDLGGAATEISRTGTFTKPPYTYTAEPASSVVASVTSGAGSGKL